A genomic segment from Aegilops tauschii subsp. strangulata cultivar AL8/78 chromosome 1, Aet v6.0, whole genome shotgun sequence encodes:
- the LOC109778058 gene encoding late embryogenesis abundant protein B19.4, translating into MASGQQERSELDRMAREGETVVPGGTGGKTLEAQEHLADGRSRGGQTRKEQLGEEGYSEMGHKGGETRKEQLGEGGYREMGRKGGETRKEQLGEEGYREMGHKGGETRKEQLGEEGYREMGRKGGLSTMEESGGERAAREGIEIDESKFKTKS; encoded by the exons ATGGCCTCCGGTCAGCAAGAGAGGTCGGAGCTGGACCGCATGGCCCGCGAGGGGGAGACCGTCGTCCCCGGCGGCACCGGTGGGAAGACCCTCGAGGCGCAGGAGCACCTCGCCGACG GGCGCAGCCGCGGTGGGCAGACTCGGAAGGAGCAGCTGGGGGAGGAGGGGTACAGCGAGATGGGTCACAAGGGCGGGGAGACTCGGAAGGAGCAGCTCGGGGAGGGGGGGTACCGTGAGATGGGTCGCAAGGGAGGGGAGACTCGCAAGGAGCAGCTGGGGGAGGAGGGGTACCGCGAGATGGGGCACAAGGGCGGGGAGACTCGCAAGGAGCAGCTCGGGGAGGAGGGGTACCGCGAGATGGGGCGCAAGGGCGGGCTGAGCACCATGGAGGAGTCCGGTGGCGAGCGCGCCGCCAGAGAGGGCATCGAGATCGATGAGTCCAAGTTCAAGACCAAGTCCTAA